The following proteins are encoded in a genomic region of Periophthalmus magnuspinnatus isolate fPerMag1 chromosome 10, fPerMag1.2.pri, whole genome shotgun sequence:
- the drd1a gene encoding D(1) dopamine receptor, whose translation MMEVQNYSTVIDSGFLDEAPPSRVLTGCFLSLLILTTLLGNTLVCAAVTKFRHLRTKVTNFFVISLAVSDLLVAILVMPWKAVAEIAGFWPFGSFCDTWVAFDIMCSTASILNLCVISLDRYWAISSPFRYERKMTPKVAYVMISVAWTLSVLISFIPVQLNWHKAQTQSYTSNGTFQAPENCDSSLNRTYAISTSLISFYIPVIIMIITYTQIYRIAHRQIRRISALERAAESAKNRHDSMGRGSSIAESESSFKVTFKKETKVLKTLSVIMGVFVCCWLPFFILNCMVPFCEKSSEGVEAFPCISPTTFDVFVWFGWANSSLNPIIYAFNADFRKAFAILLGCHKLHQGANNMESVSLNKK comes from the coding sequence ATGATGGAGGTCCAGAACTACAGCACAGTCATCGACAGCGGGTTTCTGGACGAGGCACCTCCCAGCAGAGTTTTAACGGGATGCTTTTtgtctctcctcatcctcaccACTTTGCTGGGGAACACTCTGGTTTGCGCTGCTGTCACCAAGTTTCGCCATTTACGCACGAAAGTCACTAACTTCTTCGTGATCTCCCTGGCCGTGTCTGACTTACTAGTGGCCATTTTGGTGATGCCCTGGAAAGCTGTGGCAGAGATAGCTGGGTTTTGGCCGTTTGGCTCGTTTTGTGACACCTGGGTGGCTTTTGACATCATGTGCTCCACGGCATCCATTTTGAACTTGTGCGTAATTAGTCTTGACCGTTACTGGGCCATATCCAGCCCCTTCCGCTACGAGAGGAAGATGACACCAAAAGTAGCCTATGTAATGATCAGCGTTGCCTGGACACTCTCTGTTCTAATTTCCTTTATTCCGGTACAACTGAACTGGCACAAGGCCCAAACTCAATCCTACACTTCGAATGGTACTTTCCAAGCTCCAGAAAACTGTGACTCGAGCCTAAACAGGACCTACGCCATCTCCACCTCGCTCATTAGTTTTTATATTCCTGTTATAATCATGATCATCACATACACTCAAATCTACCGGATCGCGCACAGGCAGATTCGGAGGATTTCGGCACTGGAACGAGCCGCGGAGAGTGCCAAAAACCGGCACGACAGCATGGGGCGCGGCTCGAGTATCGCAGAGTCCGAGAGCTCTTTTAAAGTGACGTTTAAAAAGGAGACCAAGGTGCTGAAAACCCTGTCTGTCATCATGGGAGTGTTTGTGTGCTGTTGGCTGCCATTCTTCATCCTCAACTGCATGGTGCCGTTCTGCGAGAAGTCCAGCGAAGGAGTAGAGGCGTTCCCCTGCATCAGCCCCACCACCTtcgatgtgtttgtgtggtttgGCTGGGCGAACTCCTCCCTCAACCCCATCATATATGCCTTTAATGCCGACTTCCGTAAGGCCTTTGCCATACTGCTGGGCTGCCACAAACTCCATCAAGGAGCCAACAACATGGAGTCGGTGAGCCTGAACAAGAAATGA